A stretch of Rhododendron vialii isolate Sample 1 chromosome 4a, ASM3025357v1 DNA encodes these proteins:
- the LOC131324410 gene encoding uncharacterized protein LOC131324410 isoform X2, translated as MGASRKLQGEIDRVLKKVQEGVDVFDSIWNKVYDTDNANQKEKFEADLKKEIKKLQRYRDQIKTWIQSSEIKDKKALMDARKLIEREMERFKICEKETKTKAFSKEGLGQQPKTDPREKAKSETRDWLNNVVGELESQIDSFEAEIEGLSVKKGKTRPPRLTHLETSIVRHKAHIMKLELILRLLDNDELSPEQVNDVKDFLDDYVERNQEDFDDFSDVDELYNTLPLDKVESLEELVAIVPPALVKGVGATSSVLGMKTSVTALPTQQPATGTSLVEQGTSIQEQAEEMASQDVNSDLLPRTPPPKDSPITPIGSSGPSTPVLSHATPLAVNASPHNSPTVSAASAILSGPSSAPVMLENVGAVASSSSLTLSNSAKEEETARFPGHKSSPALSETGLRGIGRGGLANPPSISIPISAGSAIPSNGALGAVPSASEMAKRNILGADERLGSAGIVQPLASPLSSRTILPQAPKANDGSSSSDGVNIGESAAMTSRVFSPSAVSGMQWRPGSSFPNQSEGGQIRGRTEITPDQREKFLQRFQQVQQQGQSNLLGMPSLGGGNHKQFSAQQNPLLQQFIPQSSSVSPQVGFGIGVQAPSLNSIASPSQLQTNSIHQQSSQLALTSTGPKDADPGHAKVEETHQQQNLSDDSTSEPAPSSGLGKNLINEDELKASYALDTPAGASGSLTESTQGPRDIDLSPGQPLQTNQPSGSLGVIGRRSVSDLGAIGDNLGGSSAISGGMHDQLYNFQMLEAAYHKRPQPKDSERAKSYNPRHPAVTPPSYPQAQAPIVNNPAFWERLGADSYGIDTLFFAFYHQQNTYQQYLAAKELKKQSWRYHRKYNTWFQRHEEPKVTTDEFEQGTYVYFDFHYNDEMQHGWCQRIKTEFTFEYNYLEDELIV; from the exons ATGGGCGCCAGTCGAAAGCTACAGGGCGAGATCGATCGAGTCTTAAAGAAAGTCCAAGAAGGCGTCGACGTCTTCGACAGCATATGGAACAAG GTCTACGACACGGACAATGCGAACCAGAAGGAGAAGTTCGAGGCCGATTTGAAGAAGGAGATTAAGAAGCTCCAGAGGTACAGGGACCAGATCAAGACATGGATTCAATCCAGCGAGATCAAGGATAAGAAG GCTCTGATGGATGCTCGCAAGCTCATCGAGCGTGAAATGGAAAGGTTTAAGATATGTGAAAAGGAAACTaagacaaaagccttttccaaGGAAGGCTTGGGCCAGCAACCTAAGACG GATCCGAGGGAGAAGGCCAAGTCAGAGACAAGAGATTGGTTGAACAATGTG GTGGGAGAGTTAGAATCGCAAATTGATAGCTTTGAAGCTGAGATTGAGGGGCTCTCTGTTAAGAAAGGGAAAACGAGGCCGCCCAGATTG ACACATTTGGAGACATCTATTGTCCGGCACAAGGCCCATATAATGAAGTTAGAATTGATCCTAAGGCTTTTGGATAATGATGAACTGAGTCCTGAGCAGGTCAATGATGTGAAGGATTTCTTGGATGACTATGTGGAGCGTAATCAG GAGGACTTTGATGATTTTAGTGATGTTGATGAGCTTTACAACACTTTGCCGTTAGACAAGGTGGAGTCTCTTGAAGAGCTAGTTGCAATTGTTCCTCCTGCTCTTGTTAAG GGTGTTGGTGCCACCAGTTCAGTTTTAGGCATGAAAACTTCTGTGACAGCACTGCCAACTCAACAGCCG GCAACAGGGACATCTTTGGTTGAACAAGGTACTTCCATCCAGGAGCAAGCTGAGGAGATGGCTTCCCAGGATGTTAATTCTGATCTTCTTCCAAGGACTCCACCTCCTAAAGATAGTCCGATAACTCCGATTGGTTCTTCTGGTCCATCAACACCAGTATTGAGCCATGCAACTCCACTTGCTGTAAATGCTTCACCTCATAATTCACCTACTGTATCAGCTGCTTCAGCAATTCTTTCAGGTCCAAGTTCTGCTCCGGTTATGTTGGAAAATGTTGGTGCTGTTGCATCTTCGTCCTCTTTAACTCTGTCTAATTCTGCTAAGGAGGAAGAGACTGCAAGGTTCCCTGGTCATAAATCATCTCCGGCTCTCTCTGAAACTGGACTAAGGGGCATTGGTAGAGGTGGCCTTGCCAACCCTCCATCTATTAGTATCCCTATTAGTGCTGGCAGTGCAATTCCTAGCAACGGAGCACTTGGTGCTGTTCCTTCTGCTTCTGAAATGGCAAAGAGAAATATATTGGGAGCTGATGAGAGACTTGGGAGTGCTGGCATCGTGCAACCTCTGGCTTCCCCACTGAGTAGTAGAACCATCTTGCCACAGGCTCCCAAGGCTAACGATGGAAGCAGCTCCTCTGACGGAGTTAATATTGGTGAGAGTGCAGCCATGACGAGCAGGGTCTTCTCCCCCTCTGCAGTTTCTGGTATGCAGTGGAGGCCTGGAAGTTCCTTTCCGAACCAGAGTGAAGGG GGACAAATCCGTGGTAGAACTGAAATCACACCAGATcagagagagaagtttttgCAACGATTCCAGCAGGTGCAGCAACAAGGTCAGAGTAACCTTCTTGGCATGCCTTCTCTTGGTGGAGGAAATCATAAACAGTTCTCTGCACAACAGAACCCTCTCTTGCAGCAG TTCATTCCTCAAAGCTCATCTGTCTCACCTCAAGTTGGGTTTGGAATTGGAGTCCAAGCACCAAGTCTCAACAGTATTGCATCTCCCTCACAGCTGCAGACAAATTCAATCCATCAACAGTCTTCTCAGCTGGCATTGACATCGACAGGGCCAAAAGATGCTG ATCCAGGGCATGCGAAAGTTGAGGAGACCCATCAACAGCAGAATCTATCTGATGATTCAACCTCTGAACCTGCTCCAAGTTCTGGGCTTGGCAAGAATCTTATTAATGAAGACGAGTTGAAAGCTTCTTATGCACTAGATACACCT GCAGGAGCATCTGGCTCTTTGACAGAATCTACCCAAGGTCCTAGGGATATTGATCTTTCTCCTGGCCAACCATTGCAAACAAATCAACCCTCTGGCAGCCTGGGTGTCATTGGTCGAAGAAGTGTTTCAGATCTCGGTGCAATTGGTGATAACCTGGGTGGATCATCTGCAATTTCAGGGGGAATGCATGACCAGTTGTACAATTTTCAGATGCTTGAGGCTGCTTATCACAAACGTCCTCAACCCAAAGACTCTGAACGAGCAAAAAGCTATAATCCG AGGCACCCTGCAGTGACTCCTCCTAGCTATCCTCAAGCACAGGCACCCATTGTCAACAATCCTGCATTTTGGGAACGTTTAGGAGCTGATAGTTATGGCATTGACACACTATTCTTTGCATTTTACCATCAACAG AATACTTATCAGCAATATTTGGCTGCAAAGGAGTTGAAGAAGCAATCATGGAGATACCATAGGAAATACAACACGTGGTTTCAACGGCATGAGGAGCCAAAGGTGACCACTGATGAGTTTGAACAGGGCACATATGTGTACTTTGATTTCCATTACAATGACGAGATGCAACATGGATG GTGTCAAAGAATCAAGACTGAGTTCACATTTGAGTACAACTACCTTGAAGATGAACTTATCGTGTAG
- the LOC131324410 gene encoding general negative regulator of transcription subunit 3 isoform X3, with the protein MGASRKLQGEIDRVLKKVQEGVDVFDSIWNKVYDTDNANQKEKFEADLKKEIKKLQRYRDQIKTWIQSSEIKDKKVSASYEQALMDARKLIEREMERFKICEKETKTKAFSKEGLGQQPKTDPREKAKSETRDWLNNVVGELESQIDSFEAEIEGLSVKKGKTRPPRLTHLETSIVRHKAHIMKLELILRLLDNDELSPEQVNDVKDFLDDYVERNQEDFDDFSDVDELYNTLPLDKVESLEELVAIVPPALVKATGTSLVEQGTSIQEQAEEMASQDVNSDLLPRTPPPKDSPITPIGSSGPSTPVLSHATPLAVNASPHNSPTVSAASAILSGPSSAPVMLENVGAVASSSSLTLSNSAKEEETARFPGHKSSPALSETGLRGIGRGGLANPPSISIPISAGSAIPSNGALGAVPSASEMAKRNILGADERLGSAGIVQPLASPLSSRTILPQAPKANDGSSSSDGVNIGESAAMTSRVFSPSAVSGMQWRPGSSFPNQSEGGQIRGRTEITPDQREKFLQRFQQVQQQGQSNLLGMPSLGGGNHKQFSAQQNPLLQQFIPQSSSVSPQVGFGIGVQAPSLNSIASPSQLQTNSIHQQSSQLALTSTGPKDADPGHAKVEETHQQQNLSDDSTSEPAPSSGLGKNLINEDELKASYALDTPAGASGSLTESTQGPRDIDLSPGQPLQTNQPSGSLGVIGRRSVSDLGAIGDNLGGSSAISGGMHDQLYNFQMLEAAYHKRPQPKDSERAKSYNPRHPAVTPPSYPQAQAPIVNNPAFWERLGADSYGIDTLFFAFYHQQNTYQQYLAAKELKKQSWRYHRKYNTWFQRHEEPKVTTDEFEQGTYVYFDFHYNDEMQHGWCQRIKTEFTFEYNYLEDELIV; encoded by the exons ATGGGCGCCAGTCGAAAGCTACAGGGCGAGATCGATCGAGTCTTAAAGAAAGTCCAAGAAGGCGTCGACGTCTTCGACAGCATATGGAACAAG GTCTACGACACGGACAATGCGAACCAGAAGGAGAAGTTCGAGGCCGATTTGAAGAAGGAGATTAAGAAGCTCCAGAGGTACAGGGACCAGATCAAGACATGGATTCAATCCAGCGAGATCAAGGATAAGAAG GTTAGTGCGTCTTATGAGCAGGCTCTGATGGATGCTCGCAAGCTCATCGAGCGTGAAATGGAAAGGTTTAAGATATGTGAAAAGGAAACTaagacaaaagccttttccaaGGAAGGCTTGGGCCAGCAACCTAAGACG GATCCGAGGGAGAAGGCCAAGTCAGAGACAAGAGATTGGTTGAACAATGTG GTGGGAGAGTTAGAATCGCAAATTGATAGCTTTGAAGCTGAGATTGAGGGGCTCTCTGTTAAGAAAGGGAAAACGAGGCCGCCCAGATTG ACACATTTGGAGACATCTATTGTCCGGCACAAGGCCCATATAATGAAGTTAGAATTGATCCTAAGGCTTTTGGATAATGATGAACTGAGTCCTGAGCAGGTCAATGATGTGAAGGATTTCTTGGATGACTATGTGGAGCGTAATCAG GAGGACTTTGATGATTTTAGTGATGTTGATGAGCTTTACAACACTTTGCCGTTAGACAAGGTGGAGTCTCTTGAAGAGCTAGTTGCAATTGTTCCTCCTGCTCTTGTTAAG GCAACAGGGACATCTTTGGTTGAACAAGGTACTTCCATCCAGGAGCAAGCTGAGGAGATGGCTTCCCAGGATGTTAATTCTGATCTTCTTCCAAGGACTCCACCTCCTAAAGATAGTCCGATAACTCCGATTGGTTCTTCTGGTCCATCAACACCAGTATTGAGCCATGCAACTCCACTTGCTGTAAATGCTTCACCTCATAATTCACCTACTGTATCAGCTGCTTCAGCAATTCTTTCAGGTCCAAGTTCTGCTCCGGTTATGTTGGAAAATGTTGGTGCTGTTGCATCTTCGTCCTCTTTAACTCTGTCTAATTCTGCTAAGGAGGAAGAGACTGCAAGGTTCCCTGGTCATAAATCATCTCCGGCTCTCTCTGAAACTGGACTAAGGGGCATTGGTAGAGGTGGCCTTGCCAACCCTCCATCTATTAGTATCCCTATTAGTGCTGGCAGTGCAATTCCTAGCAACGGAGCACTTGGTGCTGTTCCTTCTGCTTCTGAAATGGCAAAGAGAAATATATTGGGAGCTGATGAGAGACTTGGGAGTGCTGGCATCGTGCAACCTCTGGCTTCCCCACTGAGTAGTAGAACCATCTTGCCACAGGCTCCCAAGGCTAACGATGGAAGCAGCTCCTCTGACGGAGTTAATATTGGTGAGAGTGCAGCCATGACGAGCAGGGTCTTCTCCCCCTCTGCAGTTTCTGGTATGCAGTGGAGGCCTGGAAGTTCCTTTCCGAACCAGAGTGAAGGG GGACAAATCCGTGGTAGAACTGAAATCACACCAGATcagagagagaagtttttgCAACGATTCCAGCAGGTGCAGCAACAAGGTCAGAGTAACCTTCTTGGCATGCCTTCTCTTGGTGGAGGAAATCATAAACAGTTCTCTGCACAACAGAACCCTCTCTTGCAGCAG TTCATTCCTCAAAGCTCATCTGTCTCACCTCAAGTTGGGTTTGGAATTGGAGTCCAAGCACCAAGTCTCAACAGTATTGCATCTCCCTCACAGCTGCAGACAAATTCAATCCATCAACAGTCTTCTCAGCTGGCATTGACATCGACAGGGCCAAAAGATGCTG ATCCAGGGCATGCGAAAGTTGAGGAGACCCATCAACAGCAGAATCTATCTGATGATTCAACCTCTGAACCTGCTCCAAGTTCTGGGCTTGGCAAGAATCTTATTAATGAAGACGAGTTGAAAGCTTCTTATGCACTAGATACACCT GCAGGAGCATCTGGCTCTTTGACAGAATCTACCCAAGGTCCTAGGGATATTGATCTTTCTCCTGGCCAACCATTGCAAACAAATCAACCCTCTGGCAGCCTGGGTGTCATTGGTCGAAGAAGTGTTTCAGATCTCGGTGCAATTGGTGATAACCTGGGTGGATCATCTGCAATTTCAGGGGGAATGCATGACCAGTTGTACAATTTTCAGATGCTTGAGGCTGCTTATCACAAACGTCCTCAACCCAAAGACTCTGAACGAGCAAAAAGCTATAATCCG AGGCACCCTGCAGTGACTCCTCCTAGCTATCCTCAAGCACAGGCACCCATTGTCAACAATCCTGCATTTTGGGAACGTTTAGGAGCTGATAGTTATGGCATTGACACACTATTCTTTGCATTTTACCATCAACAG AATACTTATCAGCAATATTTGGCTGCAAAGGAGTTGAAGAAGCAATCATGGAGATACCATAGGAAATACAACACGTGGTTTCAACGGCATGAGGAGCCAAAGGTGACCACTGATGAGTTTGAACAGGGCACATATGTGTACTTTGATTTCCATTACAATGACGAGATGCAACATGGATG GTGTCAAAGAATCAAGACTGAGTTCACATTTGAGTACAACTACCTTGAAGATGAACTTATCGTGTAG
- the LOC131324410 gene encoding general negative regulator of transcription subunit 3 isoform X4, whose translation MGASRKLQGEIDRVLKKVQEGVDVFDSIWNKVYDTDNANQKEKFEADLKKEIKKLQRYRDQIKTWIQSSEIKDKKALMDARKLIEREMERFKICEKETKTKAFSKEGLGQQPKTDPREKAKSETRDWLNNVVGELESQIDSFEAEIEGLSVKKGKTRPPRLTHLETSIVRHKAHIMKLELILRLLDNDELSPEQVNDVKDFLDDYVERNQEDFDDFSDVDELYNTLPLDKVESLEELVAIVPPALVKATGTSLVEQGTSIQEQAEEMASQDVNSDLLPRTPPPKDSPITPIGSSGPSTPVLSHATPLAVNASPHNSPTVSAASAILSGPSSAPVMLENVGAVASSSSLTLSNSAKEEETARFPGHKSSPALSETGLRGIGRGGLANPPSISIPISAGSAIPSNGALGAVPSASEMAKRNILGADERLGSAGIVQPLASPLSSRTILPQAPKANDGSSSSDGVNIGESAAMTSRVFSPSAVSGMQWRPGSSFPNQSEGGQIRGRTEITPDQREKFLQRFQQVQQQGQSNLLGMPSLGGGNHKQFSAQQNPLLQQFIPQSSSVSPQVGFGIGVQAPSLNSIASPSQLQTNSIHQQSSQLALTSTGPKDADPGHAKVEETHQQQNLSDDSTSEPAPSSGLGKNLINEDELKASYALDTPAGASGSLTESTQGPRDIDLSPGQPLQTNQPSGSLGVIGRRSVSDLGAIGDNLGGSSAISGGMHDQLYNFQMLEAAYHKRPQPKDSERAKSYNPRHPAVTPPSYPQAQAPIVNNPAFWERLGADSYGIDTLFFAFYHQQNTYQQYLAAKELKKQSWRYHRKYNTWFQRHEEPKVTTDEFEQGTYVYFDFHYNDEMQHGWCQRIKTEFTFEYNYLEDELIV comes from the exons ATGGGCGCCAGTCGAAAGCTACAGGGCGAGATCGATCGAGTCTTAAAGAAAGTCCAAGAAGGCGTCGACGTCTTCGACAGCATATGGAACAAG GTCTACGACACGGACAATGCGAACCAGAAGGAGAAGTTCGAGGCCGATTTGAAGAAGGAGATTAAGAAGCTCCAGAGGTACAGGGACCAGATCAAGACATGGATTCAATCCAGCGAGATCAAGGATAAGAAG GCTCTGATGGATGCTCGCAAGCTCATCGAGCGTGAAATGGAAAGGTTTAAGATATGTGAAAAGGAAACTaagacaaaagccttttccaaGGAAGGCTTGGGCCAGCAACCTAAGACG GATCCGAGGGAGAAGGCCAAGTCAGAGACAAGAGATTGGTTGAACAATGTG GTGGGAGAGTTAGAATCGCAAATTGATAGCTTTGAAGCTGAGATTGAGGGGCTCTCTGTTAAGAAAGGGAAAACGAGGCCGCCCAGATTG ACACATTTGGAGACATCTATTGTCCGGCACAAGGCCCATATAATGAAGTTAGAATTGATCCTAAGGCTTTTGGATAATGATGAACTGAGTCCTGAGCAGGTCAATGATGTGAAGGATTTCTTGGATGACTATGTGGAGCGTAATCAG GAGGACTTTGATGATTTTAGTGATGTTGATGAGCTTTACAACACTTTGCCGTTAGACAAGGTGGAGTCTCTTGAAGAGCTAGTTGCAATTGTTCCTCCTGCTCTTGTTAAG GCAACAGGGACATCTTTGGTTGAACAAGGTACTTCCATCCAGGAGCAAGCTGAGGAGATGGCTTCCCAGGATGTTAATTCTGATCTTCTTCCAAGGACTCCACCTCCTAAAGATAGTCCGATAACTCCGATTGGTTCTTCTGGTCCATCAACACCAGTATTGAGCCATGCAACTCCACTTGCTGTAAATGCTTCACCTCATAATTCACCTACTGTATCAGCTGCTTCAGCAATTCTTTCAGGTCCAAGTTCTGCTCCGGTTATGTTGGAAAATGTTGGTGCTGTTGCATCTTCGTCCTCTTTAACTCTGTCTAATTCTGCTAAGGAGGAAGAGACTGCAAGGTTCCCTGGTCATAAATCATCTCCGGCTCTCTCTGAAACTGGACTAAGGGGCATTGGTAGAGGTGGCCTTGCCAACCCTCCATCTATTAGTATCCCTATTAGTGCTGGCAGTGCAATTCCTAGCAACGGAGCACTTGGTGCTGTTCCTTCTGCTTCTGAAATGGCAAAGAGAAATATATTGGGAGCTGATGAGAGACTTGGGAGTGCTGGCATCGTGCAACCTCTGGCTTCCCCACTGAGTAGTAGAACCATCTTGCCACAGGCTCCCAAGGCTAACGATGGAAGCAGCTCCTCTGACGGAGTTAATATTGGTGAGAGTGCAGCCATGACGAGCAGGGTCTTCTCCCCCTCTGCAGTTTCTGGTATGCAGTGGAGGCCTGGAAGTTCCTTTCCGAACCAGAGTGAAGGG GGACAAATCCGTGGTAGAACTGAAATCACACCAGATcagagagagaagtttttgCAACGATTCCAGCAGGTGCAGCAACAAGGTCAGAGTAACCTTCTTGGCATGCCTTCTCTTGGTGGAGGAAATCATAAACAGTTCTCTGCACAACAGAACCCTCTCTTGCAGCAG TTCATTCCTCAAAGCTCATCTGTCTCACCTCAAGTTGGGTTTGGAATTGGAGTCCAAGCACCAAGTCTCAACAGTATTGCATCTCCCTCACAGCTGCAGACAAATTCAATCCATCAACAGTCTTCTCAGCTGGCATTGACATCGACAGGGCCAAAAGATGCTG ATCCAGGGCATGCGAAAGTTGAGGAGACCCATCAACAGCAGAATCTATCTGATGATTCAACCTCTGAACCTGCTCCAAGTTCTGGGCTTGGCAAGAATCTTATTAATGAAGACGAGTTGAAAGCTTCTTATGCACTAGATACACCT GCAGGAGCATCTGGCTCTTTGACAGAATCTACCCAAGGTCCTAGGGATATTGATCTTTCTCCTGGCCAACCATTGCAAACAAATCAACCCTCTGGCAGCCTGGGTGTCATTGGTCGAAGAAGTGTTTCAGATCTCGGTGCAATTGGTGATAACCTGGGTGGATCATCTGCAATTTCAGGGGGAATGCATGACCAGTTGTACAATTTTCAGATGCTTGAGGCTGCTTATCACAAACGTCCTCAACCCAAAGACTCTGAACGAGCAAAAAGCTATAATCCG AGGCACCCTGCAGTGACTCCTCCTAGCTATCCTCAAGCACAGGCACCCATTGTCAACAATCCTGCATTTTGGGAACGTTTAGGAGCTGATAGTTATGGCATTGACACACTATTCTTTGCATTTTACCATCAACAG AATACTTATCAGCAATATTTGGCTGCAAAGGAGTTGAAGAAGCAATCATGGAGATACCATAGGAAATACAACACGTGGTTTCAACGGCATGAGGAGCCAAAGGTGACCACTGATGAGTTTGAACAGGGCACATATGTGTACTTTGATTTCCATTACAATGACGAGATGCAACATGGATG GTGTCAAAGAATCAAGACTGAGTTCACATTTGAGTACAACTACCTTGAAGATGAACTTATCGTGTAG
- the LOC131324410 gene encoding uncharacterized protein LOC131324410 isoform X1 — MGASRKLQGEIDRVLKKVQEGVDVFDSIWNKVYDTDNANQKEKFEADLKKEIKKLQRYRDQIKTWIQSSEIKDKKVSASYEQALMDARKLIEREMERFKICEKETKTKAFSKEGLGQQPKTDPREKAKSETRDWLNNVVGELESQIDSFEAEIEGLSVKKGKTRPPRLTHLETSIVRHKAHIMKLELILRLLDNDELSPEQVNDVKDFLDDYVERNQEDFDDFSDVDELYNTLPLDKVESLEELVAIVPPALVKGVGATSSVLGMKTSVTALPTQQPATGTSLVEQGTSIQEQAEEMASQDVNSDLLPRTPPPKDSPITPIGSSGPSTPVLSHATPLAVNASPHNSPTVSAASAILSGPSSAPVMLENVGAVASSSSLTLSNSAKEEETARFPGHKSSPALSETGLRGIGRGGLANPPSISIPISAGSAIPSNGALGAVPSASEMAKRNILGADERLGSAGIVQPLASPLSSRTILPQAPKANDGSSSSDGVNIGESAAMTSRVFSPSAVSGMQWRPGSSFPNQSEGGQIRGRTEITPDQREKFLQRFQQVQQQGQSNLLGMPSLGGGNHKQFSAQQNPLLQQFIPQSSSVSPQVGFGIGVQAPSLNSIASPSQLQTNSIHQQSSQLALTSTGPKDADPGHAKVEETHQQQNLSDDSTSEPAPSSGLGKNLINEDELKASYALDTPAGASGSLTESTQGPRDIDLSPGQPLQTNQPSGSLGVIGRRSVSDLGAIGDNLGGSSAISGGMHDQLYNFQMLEAAYHKRPQPKDSERAKSYNPRHPAVTPPSYPQAQAPIVNNPAFWERLGADSYGIDTLFFAFYHQQNTYQQYLAAKELKKQSWRYHRKYNTWFQRHEEPKVTTDEFEQGTYVYFDFHYNDEMQHGWCQRIKTEFTFEYNYLEDELIV; from the exons ATGGGCGCCAGTCGAAAGCTACAGGGCGAGATCGATCGAGTCTTAAAGAAAGTCCAAGAAGGCGTCGACGTCTTCGACAGCATATGGAACAAG GTCTACGACACGGACAATGCGAACCAGAAGGAGAAGTTCGAGGCCGATTTGAAGAAGGAGATTAAGAAGCTCCAGAGGTACAGGGACCAGATCAAGACATGGATTCAATCCAGCGAGATCAAGGATAAGAAG GTTAGTGCGTCTTATGAGCAGGCTCTGATGGATGCTCGCAAGCTCATCGAGCGTGAAATGGAAAGGTTTAAGATATGTGAAAAGGAAACTaagacaaaagccttttccaaGGAAGGCTTGGGCCAGCAACCTAAGACG GATCCGAGGGAGAAGGCCAAGTCAGAGACAAGAGATTGGTTGAACAATGTG GTGGGAGAGTTAGAATCGCAAATTGATAGCTTTGAAGCTGAGATTGAGGGGCTCTCTGTTAAGAAAGGGAAAACGAGGCCGCCCAGATTG ACACATTTGGAGACATCTATTGTCCGGCACAAGGCCCATATAATGAAGTTAGAATTGATCCTAAGGCTTTTGGATAATGATGAACTGAGTCCTGAGCAGGTCAATGATGTGAAGGATTTCTTGGATGACTATGTGGAGCGTAATCAG GAGGACTTTGATGATTTTAGTGATGTTGATGAGCTTTACAACACTTTGCCGTTAGACAAGGTGGAGTCTCTTGAAGAGCTAGTTGCAATTGTTCCTCCTGCTCTTGTTAAG GGTGTTGGTGCCACCAGTTCAGTTTTAGGCATGAAAACTTCTGTGACAGCACTGCCAACTCAACAGCCG GCAACAGGGACATCTTTGGTTGAACAAGGTACTTCCATCCAGGAGCAAGCTGAGGAGATGGCTTCCCAGGATGTTAATTCTGATCTTCTTCCAAGGACTCCACCTCCTAAAGATAGTCCGATAACTCCGATTGGTTCTTCTGGTCCATCAACACCAGTATTGAGCCATGCAACTCCACTTGCTGTAAATGCTTCACCTCATAATTCACCTACTGTATCAGCTGCTTCAGCAATTCTTTCAGGTCCAAGTTCTGCTCCGGTTATGTTGGAAAATGTTGGTGCTGTTGCATCTTCGTCCTCTTTAACTCTGTCTAATTCTGCTAAGGAGGAAGAGACTGCAAGGTTCCCTGGTCATAAATCATCTCCGGCTCTCTCTGAAACTGGACTAAGGGGCATTGGTAGAGGTGGCCTTGCCAACCCTCCATCTATTAGTATCCCTATTAGTGCTGGCAGTGCAATTCCTAGCAACGGAGCACTTGGTGCTGTTCCTTCTGCTTCTGAAATGGCAAAGAGAAATATATTGGGAGCTGATGAGAGACTTGGGAGTGCTGGCATCGTGCAACCTCTGGCTTCCCCACTGAGTAGTAGAACCATCTTGCCACAGGCTCCCAAGGCTAACGATGGAAGCAGCTCCTCTGACGGAGTTAATATTGGTGAGAGTGCAGCCATGACGAGCAGGGTCTTCTCCCCCTCTGCAGTTTCTGGTATGCAGTGGAGGCCTGGAAGTTCCTTTCCGAACCAGAGTGAAGGG GGACAAATCCGTGGTAGAACTGAAATCACACCAGATcagagagagaagtttttgCAACGATTCCAGCAGGTGCAGCAACAAGGTCAGAGTAACCTTCTTGGCATGCCTTCTCTTGGTGGAGGAAATCATAAACAGTTCTCTGCACAACAGAACCCTCTCTTGCAGCAG TTCATTCCTCAAAGCTCATCTGTCTCACCTCAAGTTGGGTTTGGAATTGGAGTCCAAGCACCAAGTCTCAACAGTATTGCATCTCCCTCACAGCTGCAGACAAATTCAATCCATCAACAGTCTTCTCAGCTGGCATTGACATCGACAGGGCCAAAAGATGCTG ATCCAGGGCATGCGAAAGTTGAGGAGACCCATCAACAGCAGAATCTATCTGATGATTCAACCTCTGAACCTGCTCCAAGTTCTGGGCTTGGCAAGAATCTTATTAATGAAGACGAGTTGAAAGCTTCTTATGCACTAGATACACCT GCAGGAGCATCTGGCTCTTTGACAGAATCTACCCAAGGTCCTAGGGATATTGATCTTTCTCCTGGCCAACCATTGCAAACAAATCAACCCTCTGGCAGCCTGGGTGTCATTGGTCGAAGAAGTGTTTCAGATCTCGGTGCAATTGGTGATAACCTGGGTGGATCATCTGCAATTTCAGGGGGAATGCATGACCAGTTGTACAATTTTCAGATGCTTGAGGCTGCTTATCACAAACGTCCTCAACCCAAAGACTCTGAACGAGCAAAAAGCTATAATCCG AGGCACCCTGCAGTGACTCCTCCTAGCTATCCTCAAGCACAGGCACCCATTGTCAACAATCCTGCATTTTGGGAACGTTTAGGAGCTGATAGTTATGGCATTGACACACTATTCTTTGCATTTTACCATCAACAG AATACTTATCAGCAATATTTGGCTGCAAAGGAGTTGAAGAAGCAATCATGGAGATACCATAGGAAATACAACACGTGGTTTCAACGGCATGAGGAGCCAAAGGTGACCACTGATGAGTTTGAACAGGGCACATATGTGTACTTTGATTTCCATTACAATGACGAGATGCAACATGGATG GTGTCAAAGAATCAAGACTGAGTTCACATTTGAGTACAACTACCTTGAAGATGAACTTATCGTGTAG